From Coffea arabica cultivar ET-39 chromosome 2e, Coffea Arabica ET-39 HiFi, whole genome shotgun sequence, the proteins below share one genomic window:
- the LOC113729395 gene encoding serine/threonine/tyrosine-protein kinase HT1-like yields the protein MASSETVEDDDRWHEQVDLSKLLLGPKLGEGTHGKIYWGNYNDESVAVKVSKVPDDPDCDEKRDIHGTVEKKFNQESALLLRLHHPNVLKFVGVWRQPPVFGIITEYLSGGSLRSYLNKIEHQHKSVPLPTLVSMALDIARGMAYIHSQGIVHRDLKPDNVLISEDFHLKIADFGDACEEAHCHLLADRAGTLRWMAPEMMKQKKSYNRKIDVYSFGLMLCEMIAGTIPFEGMAPEAVVFGVLNKDLRPTVPQRCPPAMRELIVQCWSSNPGKRPEFWQIVKVLEKFETSLASEGSLNNLVLNLTSQHGKKRLLLHWIQKLDPIHHSDKLINTAYNRRPIMVS from the coding sequence ATGGCATCTTCCGAAACAGTAGAGGATGATGATCGCTGGCACGAGCAGGTAGACCTTTCCAAGTTGCTTCTTGGGCCGAAACTTGGTGAAGGGACGCATGGAAAAATTTACTGGGGCAATTACAATGATGAGTCCGTTGCTGTAAAAGTAAGCAAAGTTCCAGATGATCCTGATTGCGATGAAAAAAGGGATATACATGGTACAGTAGAGAAGAAGTTCAACCAAGAATCTGCTCTCTTGCTTCGTCTCCACCACCCGAATGTTTTGAAGTTCGTAGGGGTTTGGAGACAGCCACCAGTTTTTGGGATCATCACTGAATATCTATCAGGGGGTTCCTTGAGGTCGTACCTGAACAAGATTGAGCACCAACATAAATCTGTTCCCTTGCCTACACTAGTCAGTATGGCCTTGGATATTGCTCGTGGGATGGCGTACATTCACTCGCAAGGCATTGTTCACAGGGATCTCAAGCCAGATAACGTACTAATCAGCGAAGATTTCCATCTGAAAATTGCTGATTTTGGTGATGCTTGTGAGGAAGCTCACTGCCATCTTCTCGCTGATCGCGCGGGAACTCTTCGGTGGATGGCCCCTGAGATGATGAAGCAGAAGAAATCCTACAACAGGAAGATTGATGTGTATAGTTTTGGACTAATGTTATGCGAGATGATTGCTGGAACAATTCCATTCGAAGGCATGGCTCCAGAAGCAGTCGTTTTTGGCGTGCTAAACAAAGATCTGCGACCTACAGTACCTCAGCGTTGTCCTCCTGCAATGAGAGAACTAATTGTGCAGTGCTGGTCCTCCAATCCTGGGAAGAGGCCAGAATTTTGGCAGATTGTCAAAGTTTTGGAGAAGTTTGAGACTTCACTGGCTTCTGAAGGATCCTTGAATAATTTGGTGCTAAATCTCACTTCTCAGCATGGTAAGAAGAGGCTGCTTCTCCATTGGATCCAAAAGCTTGATCCCATTCATCACTCGGATAAATTGATCAACACTGCCTATAATAGGAGGCCGATAATGGTTTCTTGA
- the LOC140036439 gene encoding secreted RxLR effector protein 161-like produces MGEAKMILGVKIIRRGDGIMLSQEHYTERLLRKFENYDVTPVSTPFDANTQLKKNNGDPIAQSKYAQIIGSLMHLMNFIRPDIAYAVCKLSRYTHNSNREHWFALVRLMKYLRGTKNFGILYSGFSIVLEGYSDTNWISDSNDTKSTSGYVFTLGGGAVAWKSARVKLCLLYNGSGAQETECKWRKTEPRSLKAKVIAIAGGSGYG; encoded by the exons ATGGGTGAAGCCAAAATGATATTGGGTGTTAAAATCATAAGGAGAGGTGATGGTATAATGTTGTCACAAGAACATTATACAGAGAGACTTCTTaggaagtttgaaaattatgatGTGACACCTGTTAGTACTCCTTTTGACGCTAACACtcagttaaagaaaaataatggtgaCCCAATTGCTCAGTCTAAATATGCTCAGATTATTGGGAGTCTGATGCATCTGATGAATTTCATTAGACCGGATATAGCTTATGCTGTATGTAAACTGAGTAGATATACTCATAATTCCAACCGTGAGCATTGGTTTGCATTAGTCAGActgatgaaatatttgagaggtACCAAGAATTTTGGTATTCTGTATAGTGGATTTTCCATTGTATTAGAGGGTTACAGTGATACTAATTGGATCTCTGATTCAAATGATACAAAATCCACTAGTGGTTATGTGTTCACCCTTGGTGGTGGTGCAGTAGCATGGAAGTCAGCCAG GGTCAAGCTCTGTTTGCTGTACAATGGCTCTGGAGCCCAAGAAACTGAGTGCAAGTGGAGGAAAACGGAGCCTAGAAGCCTGAAGGCGAAGGTCATTGCTATTGCTGGTGGAAG TGGTTACGGCTAA